The region TTCTTTCAATATCATATCACCTGTGTCAATTCCCTCGTCCATGTACATAATAGTGATACCTGTGACTTTTTCACCGTTCATGATTGCGGCATTTATTGGCGAAGCTCCGCGATATTTCGGCAGAAGTGACCCATGAACATCCACACACCCATATTGGGGAAAATCTAATATATATTTCGGGATTAATTTGCCATATGCCGCAACTATGATAATATCCGGTGCAATTTCTTTTATCAGATCAAAAAATTCTGCACTTTTCAAAGTCTGCGGCTGGTATACAGGAATATTTTCACTCAACGCATATTCTTTCACCGGAGGCGGGGTCAAAGTCATCTTACGCCCGACAGGTTTATCCGGCTGGGTGACAATGCCAATGACTTCGCACTTGTTTTTTATCAGATATTCAAGAGAAACCCTCGCAAATTCAGGAGTACCCATAAACAATATTTTCATGAATATCCTCCTTTCCGTTTTCTTCATTTTTCTCATTTCATTCGTAAAATATAAATAACCTACACTACAACTTCAAATTTGTCGTTCGTAATTGCTAACGATCATGTACTATCGCTTGATTAAACAAAATATACTCTAACCTATGAATCATATCACTTATAAATAATAACATCAATATTTCAAACAAAAATTTTCCAAAAAAAGTTGTAAACAGGCTGTAGACACTTTGTGGACAGTGTATTTTCCTCCTTATTATATAGTGATTACGGAAAGGGGTAAAGTTCTAATCCCATCTCGTGCTTAACTTAAAAGTATCGCAAATTCTTATAAATCAAGGGTTTGCGATTTTTTTTGCTTGAAAAACACGTGTGCAGGATATGTGCAACATCCTTTTACGGACTCAAACCATTATAGTTCTTTGTTCATAAAGGAGCGGTTCTGCTCGATTTCATGGTAATTATAGATATAACCCCGAATAGTTTCCCCATAGTGGATTGACTTTCTAAATTAAGGAAATTATAATTAGTTAAACTATTAGGAGTAAATAACATAATCTATAGTTTTCAAAGGTGAACTGCAGATTATTTATATTTTGAGCAGGAGGAAAAATAATGCTAAGAACAATGTTTCAGATGTATCTCAAGAATAGTGTTGAAGCAGTCGAAATGTATCAAAAGGCTTTTGATGCTAAGTTATTATATGAGAGTAAGAACGAAGATGGAAGCTATCTTCATGCTGAATTAGACGCTTGTGGGCAAGTATTAGCTATATCAGAGGCACTTGATGAGAGGAAAATCGGTAATACTATGCAATTTTGCTTCCACTTTGGTGAAGGCAATGAAGAAATTGTAAAGAGAGCATATGAAGTTTTAAAAGATGGTGCAAAAATTAATCAACCATTGGGACCATGTTTTTTTAGTTCTTGTATGTTTGGTATTGTAGATAAATTTGGAGTTGATTGGTGTATTTTTGTTTAACGAATCTACGTACAAATTATATATCCATATTACTAAGTTCGTTGGTGTTATATATTACGAATCAAAATTTTTTATATAATGGAGAGATAGGATTATGAAAGATACTAAAGTATTAGCTCAAAATAAGACAAGTTGGGATTTCATAGCCGATGAATGGTTTGGATCAACTTCACTACCTACATACGGTCCAACTTTACCTAATGAAGGTACATTGAATTTGTTTGATTCATTAGATAATAAAAAAGTTTTAGAGATTGGTTGCGGCAGTGGACATTCTTTGCTATATACAGCTAAACAGGGGGCTAAAGAGTTATGGGGTTTAGATTTATCTTCAAAACAGATAGAGAATGCTGAAAAACTGCTATCAGAAAATAACGTAATTGCAAATTTATTTGTGTCACCTATGGAAGATAACCCAGGAATACCAGAAAATTACTTTGATTTTGTTTACTCGATATATGCATTTGGGTGGACTACCGATTTAAAACAATCCATAGATTTAGTTCATAAATACTTAAAGAAATCTGGTGTTTTTATATTGTCTTGGGATAATCCATTGATGCAATGTATAGAAGCTGAAGGGAATAAGTATACAATTTTCAGGTCGTATTTGGATGAAGCTACGATTGATTTATCAAAGGGTAATCAAGCTATGAAAATAAAGAACTGGAAATTATCTTCATATATCAATGAACTGGCATCTGCAGGATTTAAAATTGACAAGTTGATTGAAGAAACTGATAAGGATATTCTTGCCCAGGAATATGATTTTACACTAAAATACTATTCAAAGCATAAAGCTAAATTAATTAATACATCGTTTATTATCAAAGCAATTAAATTATAATCGACAAACAGGAAGTTGTAGTATAGATTATTTATATTTTAGGAGGTATTAGCGTTATGGATGATGAATTAAAAATCAAAATGTACTCATTTACGGTGGATTGCAAAGACCCTCATGAATTAGCAAAATTTTATGCAGCGTTGCTCAAGTGGGAAATAATGTTTATCAATGAAGAATGGGCATGTGTATACGCCCCAGGAACCAATCAGGGGACATATCCTTGTATATTGTTTCAACAAAATCCTGAGTATAAACCTCCTGTGTGGCCGGAAGAGCCTGAAGCTCAACAGCAAATGGCACATATAGACTTCGCCGTTAATGATTTAGAAAAAGCAGTTCAATATGCAATCCATTGTGGAGCTACAATCGCAGATGAGCAATTTTCTAATAATTGGAGAGTTATGCTTGACCCCGCCGGACACCCTTTTTGCTTATGCCAAATGAAATCAATTGTCGAGAGTGCCGATTTTGCGTTGTTATAGAAAATCATAAATTGGTTATGTAGACTAAATGCGGCACAAAAAGTCGAGTGAATATAATTCTAATAATATATTATATCAATAGGGGAAGAGAATGGATTGGATTAAAAAATTTAATGAGGTTATAAAATATATAGAAGATAATCTTAAAGGTGAAATTTCATATGACACTATATCCCAAATTGCAGGATGTTCCATTTATAATTTTCAAAGAATGTTTTCATATATTGCTGACAAGCCACTATCGGAATACATTAGAAACAGACGTTTAACACTGGCAGCCTTTGATATTATGAACAGCAAAGACCGAATCATTGATATTTCATTTAAATATGGATATGAGTCTCAAGATGCCTTTTCTCGTGCTTTTCGAAGTTTTCATGGTGTCTTGCCTTCCGCTGCAAGAAATGAAACCGTCCAATTAAAATCCTGTCCAAAACTCTCCTTCCAAATCAATATTAAAGGAGAGAATTATATGAATTATCAAATTGTACAGTTTCCTGCATTCAAGGTAGTGGGAATAACTAACCGTATAAACACTTCAGAAGCATTTAAAATTGTACCGCAGATTTGGGAGAACGCTTGGAAAGATGGAACAATGAACCGCTTTATTGAACTTTTAAAAAAAACAGATTATCGTCCTGCTGGCTTTTTAGGCATATGTGCAGATGGAAAATGGGGAAACTCAGAAGAAATGGATTATATTCTTGCTATCACAAACCATGTAGATGTTCCAGAATGCAACTATGTTTCTCCTCCTGATGGGATGAAAGAATTCTGCTATCCAGCATCTACTTGGGTTGTCTTTGATGCTGATGGGGAACTTCCAAGTGCTGTTCAGAAAATTCATAAGCAGTTTTATTCAGAGTGGTTACCCAATTCAGGATATGAACTAGCAGATCTTCCTGTTATTGAATCTTATATGCAAAACAATCATCAAGAAGTTTG is a window of Lachnoclostridium phytofermentans ISDg DNA encoding:
- a CDS encoding VOC family protein, with product MLRTMFQMYLKNSVEAVEMYQKAFDAKLLYESKNEDGSYLHAELDACGQVLAISEALDERKIGNTMQFCFHFGEGNEEIVKRAYEVLKDGAKINQPLGPCFFSSCMFGIVDKFGVDWCIFV
- a CDS encoding class I SAM-dependent methyltransferase; translated protein: MKDTKVLAQNKTSWDFIADEWFGSTSLPTYGPTLPNEGTLNLFDSLDNKKVLEIGCGSGHSLLYTAKQGAKELWGLDLSSKQIENAEKLLSENNVIANLFVSPMEDNPGIPENYFDFVYSIYAFGWTTDLKQSIDLVHKYLKKSGVFILSWDNPLMQCIEAEGNKYTIFRSYLDEATIDLSKGNQAMKIKNWKLSSYINELASAGFKIDKLIEETDKDILAQEYDFTLKYYSKHKAKLINTSFIIKAIKL
- a CDS encoding VOC family protein, with protein sequence MDDELKIKMYSFTVDCKDPHELAKFYAALLKWEIMFINEEWACVYAPGTNQGTYPCILFQQNPEYKPPVWPEEPEAQQQMAHIDFAVNDLEKAVQYAIHCGATIADEQFSNNWRVMLDPAGHPFCLCQMKSIVESADFALL
- a CDS encoding AraC family transcriptional regulator → MDWIKKFNEVIKYIEDNLKGEISYDTISQIAGCSIYNFQRMFSYIADKPLSEYIRNRRLTLAAFDIMNSKDRIIDISFKYGYESQDAFSRAFRSFHGVLPSAARNETVQLKSCPKLSFQINIKGENYMNYQIVQFPAFKVVGITNRINTSEAFKIVPQIWENAWKDGTMNRFIELLKKTDYRPAGFLGICADGKWGNSEEMDYILAITNHVDVPECNYVSPPDGMKEFCYPASTWVVFDADGELPSAVQKIHKQFYSEWLPNSGYELADLPVIESYMQNNHQEVWIGINKNK